In one Nitrospirota bacterium genomic region, the following are encoded:
- a CDS encoding proline--tRNA ligase encodes MRYSHLFIPTLKEVPAEAEAVSHKLMVRAGYVRQLAAGLYIYLPLGQRVMHKVNQIIREEMNAIGGQEVTMPVLNPAEVWQQTGRWDAIGDEMFRLKDRSGRDMCLAMTHEETMTWLAAHDIRSYRDLPQVWYQVQTKLRDEARPKSGILRTREFTMKDSYSFDRDEEGLDRSYQLHLEAYKKIYSRCGIRFHVVQSDTGMMGGSMAHEFMAPSAAGEDDVALCDGCGYAANVELALSVPKTPAHADWQFEEVATPERRTIDEVTRFLKVTPDLLIKSILVMSESGPVLALVRGDQTLHEKKLAKLIGAHRPAQKDEVKAHLGVPAGFIGPMGHTVRKIADPSLQEGLFIAGANREGFHVKGVKAGRDFEAEFADIHTAAAGDACVQCGKPLRIERVIEIGNIFKLGTKYSEPLKANFLDENGAEKPIIMGSYGIGPARIAAAAIEQGNDENGMIWPLAIAPYQVMVLPVNVKDQKSVDVAEEMHTALEEKGFEVLLDDRDERAGIKFKDADLIGIPYRIVIGEKNLKEGFVEVKERRSGRVEKVPAGEAVETVVKKLVMEL; translated from the coding sequence GTGCGCTATTCCCATCTCTTCATCCCGACGCTGAAGGAGGTTCCGGCCGAGGCGGAGGCCGTCTCGCACAAGCTCATGGTGCGCGCGGGCTACGTGCGCCAGCTCGCAGCCGGGCTCTACATCTACCTCCCTCTCGGACAGCGGGTGATGCACAAGGTTAACCAGATCATCCGCGAGGAGATGAACGCCATCGGCGGCCAGGAAGTGACCATGCCGGTGCTGAACCCGGCGGAGGTCTGGCAGCAGACCGGCCGGTGGGACGCCATTGGCGACGAGATGTTCCGGCTCAAGGACCGCAGCGGCCGCGACATGTGCCTCGCCATGACCCACGAGGAGACCATGACCTGGCTCGCGGCGCACGACATCCGCTCCTACCGCGACCTGCCCCAGGTCTGGTACCAGGTGCAGACCAAGCTCAGGGACGAGGCGCGGCCCAAGAGCGGCATCCTCAGGACGCGCGAGTTCACGATGAAGGATTCCTACAGCTTCGACAGGGACGAGGAGGGCCTGGACAGGTCCTATCAGCTTCACCTCGAAGCGTATAAGAAGATCTATTCGCGCTGCGGCATCAGGTTCCATGTCGTCCAGAGCGATACGGGCATGATGGGGGGCAGCATGGCCCACGAGTTCATGGCCCCGTCGGCCGCGGGCGAGGATGACGTTGCGCTCTGCGACGGGTGCGGATACGCGGCGAACGTGGAACTCGCGCTTTCGGTCCCGAAAACACCGGCGCATGCTGACTGGCAGTTCGAGGAGGTCGCGACGCCCGAGAGAAGGACCATCGACGAAGTGACCCGGTTCCTCAAGGTCACGCCGGACCTTCTGATCAAGTCGATCCTGGTAATGAGCGAATCGGGGCCCGTGCTCGCGCTCGTGCGCGGCGACCAGACCCTGCACGAGAAAAAGCTGGCGAAGCTGATCGGCGCGCATCGTCCGGCCCAGAAGGACGAGGTGAAGGCGCACCTCGGCGTGCCGGCGGGGTTCATCGGCCCCATGGGACACACGGTCCGGAAGATCGCCGATCCCTCGCTCCAGGAAGGGCTTTTCATCGCCGGCGCGAACAGGGAAGGCTTTCACGTGAAGGGTGTGAAGGCGGGCCGTGATTTCGAGGCCGAGTTCGCGGATATCCATACGGCGGCCGCGGGCGACGCGTGCGTGCAGTGCGGCAAGCCGCTCCGGATCGAGCGGGTGATCGAAATCGGCAACATTTTCAAGCTCGGCACGAAATATTCAGAGCCGCTCAAGGCGAACTTCCTGGACGAGAACGGCGCTGAGAAGCCGATCATTATGGGCAGTTACGGCATCGGCCCTGCAAGGATCGCTGCCGCGGCCATCGAGCAGGGGAATGACGAGAACGGAATGATCTGGCCGCTCGCGATCGCCCCCTACCAGGTGATGGTCCTCCCGGTCAACGTGAAGGACCAGAAGTCCGTGGACGTTGCCGAGGAGATGCATACCGCGCTCGAGGAGAAGGGTTTTGAAGTGCTCCTGGACGACCGGGACGAGCGCGCGGGCATCAAGTTCAAGGACGCGGACCTCATCGGCATTCCCTACCGGATCGTGATCGGCGAGAAGAACCTGAAGGAAGGTTTTGTCGAGGTCAAGGAGCGCAGGTCCGGCCGGGTGGAGAAGGTGCCGGCCGGGGAAGCGGTGGAAACGGTCGTAAAGAAGCTGGTGATGGAACTTTAA
- a CDS encoding ATPase, T2SS/T4P/T4SS family — MTRLTTDLLCEILLKEGRISPEQAREIKVKQDIQRMKVLKARGDPLQRGRMHLDAEVSPIEVAASLELEIPREPGKVLTEDMITEAVARHAGLPFRKIDPLKLNPEVTTQILSRAFARRTVSVPLERNDDKLTIAVADPFNIETIENIERMGYKVSRVVAPKTDILKIITEFYGFRSSVTAAAKEMSSQVDLGNLEQFVRMKPVSEIEATDRHIVNAVEFLFRYAFDQRASDIHIEPKRESSEVRLRIDGMLHTIHRTPKAVHPAFVSRIKMLSRMDIAEKRRPQDGRIKTEYKEREVELRVSTMPTAFGEKVVIRIFDPDILLQDLEEIGFEPRDYEVFRSFLTRPHGIVLVTGPTGSGKTTTLYSALKTVATPEVNVVTIEDPVEMVHEQFNQVSVQPAVGVTFGSTLRTVLRQDPDIIMVGEIRDLETAENAVQAALTGHLVFSTLHTNDAPSSITRLLDLGVAPYLISSTVIGVMAQRLVRKICTHCEKVYQLLPEEAEAVGLDSSGNGITVKYGEGCPQCRGTGYQGRTGIFEIMEVNERIRSIIREKTDAEQIRKAAVSDGMTALREAAVRKMLNGETTFDEVIRVTGEKM, encoded by the coding sequence ATGACCAGACTGACGACGGACCTTCTCTGCGAGATCCTCCTGAAGGAGGGCAGGATCTCCCCCGAGCAGGCACGAGAGATCAAGGTCAAACAGGACATACAGCGTATGAAGGTGCTCAAGGCCAGGGGCGACCCCCTGCAGCGGGGGAGGATGCACCTGGACGCGGAGGTGTCCCCCATCGAGGTCGCGGCATCGCTTGAGCTGGAAATCCCACGGGAGCCGGGCAAGGTGCTGACCGAAGATATGATCACGGAAGCGGTTGCACGGCACGCCGGGCTTCCCTTCAGGAAGATCGATCCCCTCAAGCTGAACCCCGAAGTGACGACGCAAATCCTTTCCCGCGCCTTCGCGCGCAGGACCGTTTCGGTCCCGCTCGAGCGAAACGACGACAAACTGACGATCGCCGTCGCCGATCCCTTCAACATCGAAACGATCGAGAACATCGAGCGCATGGGGTACAAGGTCAGCCGTGTCGTGGCGCCGAAGACCGATATCCTCAAGATCATTACCGAGTTCTACGGGTTCCGGTCATCGGTCACCGCCGCGGCGAAGGAAATGTCTTCCCAGGTCGACCTCGGCAACCTGGAACAGTTTGTCCGGATGAAGCCCGTCTCGGAGATCGAGGCAACGGACCGGCACATCGTGAACGCCGTGGAGTTCCTGTTCCGTTATGCTTTCGACCAGCGGGCGAGCGACATCCACATCGAGCCGAAGCGCGAGTCGAGCGAGGTCCGGCTCCGGATCGACGGCATGCTCCACACGATCCACCGGACGCCCAAGGCGGTCCACCCCGCCTTTGTCTCGCGCATCAAGATGCTCTCGCGGATGGACATCGCGGAAAAGCGCCGGCCCCAGGACGGCAGGATCAAGACGGAATACAAGGAGCGCGAGGTCGAGCTCCGCGTCTCCACGATGCCCACGGCGTTCGGCGAGAAGGTGGTCATCAGGATCTTCGACCCCGACATCCTGCTCCAGGACCTGGAGGAGATCGGGTTCGAGCCGCGTGACTACGAAGTGTTCCGCTCCTTCCTGACGAGGCCGCACGGGATCGTGCTCGTCACGGGGCCCACGGGAAGCGGCAAGACCACGACCCTCTATTCGGCCCTGAAGACGGTCGCGACGCCGGAGGTGAACGTCGTCACCATCGAAGACCCCGTCGAGATGGTCCATGAACAGTTCAACCAGGTGAGCGTCCAGCCCGCGGTCGGCGTCACCTTCGGAAGCACCCTGCGCACGGTGCTGCGGCAGGACCCGGACATCATCATGGTCGGCGAGATCCGGGACCTGGAAACCGCGGAGAACGCGGTGCAGGCGGCTCTGACGGGCCACCTGGTCTTCTCCACCCTGCATACCAACGACGCCCCCAGCTCGATCACGCGGCTCCTGGACCTCGGGGTTGCTCCGTACCTCATTTCCTCCACGGTGATCGGCGTCATGGCCCAGCGGCTGGTCCGCAAGATCTGCACCCACTGCGAGAAGGTCTATCAGCTGCTCCCCGAGGAGGCGGAGGCTGTCGGACTGGATTCATCCGGGAACGGGATCACCGTGAAGTACGGTGAAGGCTGCCCCCAGTGCCGCGGGACCGGGTACCAGGGAAGGACGGGCATCTTCGAGATCATGGAAGTGAACGAGCGGATCCGTTCGATCATCAGGGAGAAGACGGACGCCGAACAAATCCGGAAGGCGGCGGTTTCCGACGGCATGACCGCTCTGCGCGAGGCCGCGGTCCGGAAGATGCTGAACGGGGAGACGACCTTTGACGAGGTCATCAGGGTCACGGGGGAGAAGATGTGA
- a CDS encoding hemolysin family protein encodes MDNWPLVAAASLCVLFAAFFAASETAIVFANKAHLRELADAGSGRAKAVIQLLGERDRLHGTLLLAENFFIIMASALGTVTAMHLFADTTISIVTSALVSTVLVVLVSKLAPKGLAARDPDRLALIVARPMRFTMRLLSPAARLLAGAADFFAGPGPQGMSCTAVVTEEDIKAMINLGEEGGSLKEEEKELLHKVFEFGDTLAAQAMRPRTEIVSIPSIATLQDVLNLVSEFGYSRYPVIEETIDSVIGILYIKDILVAMSAGEVNRVDGIQRFIRPAYFIPENKRVSELLSEMQRERFQISIVIDEYGGTSGLVTLEDLIEEIVGSIHDELETAEKDVEVVDEKNFVISGQSALDEVNELLGTSLHSADFNTLGGFVFGLFGRMPRVGEQLKYKNLKLEVLELEGRKINKIKITKL; translated from the coding sequence ATGGATAACTGGCCGCTCGTCGCAGCCGCGTCGCTCTGTGTGCTGTTCGCCGCATTCTTCGCGGCGTCCGAGACGGCCATCGTCTTCGCGAACAAGGCGCACCTCCGCGAGCTTGCAGACGCCGGCAGCGGGCGGGCGAAGGCGGTCATCCAGCTCCTGGGAGAGCGCGACCGCCTCCACGGGACGCTACTGCTCGCCGAGAACTTTTTCATCATCATGGCCTCGGCCCTCGGCACGGTGACGGCAATGCACCTTTTCGCCGATACGACCATTTCCATCGTCACCTCGGCCCTGGTCTCCACGGTGCTCGTCGTCCTGGTCTCCAAGCTGGCCCCGAAGGGACTCGCTGCCCGGGACCCGGACCGTCTGGCGCTGATCGTTGCCCGGCCGATGCGGTTCACCATGAGGCTGCTGTCTCCGGCCGCGCGCCTGCTGGCCGGCGCCGCCGACTTTTTCGCGGGCCCCGGCCCCCAGGGCATGTCCTGCACCGCGGTCGTGACCGAAGAAGACATCAAGGCAATGATCAATCTCGGGGAGGAGGGCGGTTCCCTCAAGGAGGAAGAGAAGGAACTCCTGCACAAGGTCTTCGAGTTCGGCGACACCCTCGCGGCGCAGGCCATGCGCCCCAGGACCGAGATCGTGAGCATCCCCTCGATCGCCACGCTGCAGGACGTGCTCAATCTCGTGTCTGAATTCGGCTATTCGCGCTACCCGGTCATCGAGGAAACGATCGACTCCGTCATCGGGATCCTGTATATCAAGGATATCCTTGTCGCAATGTCGGCAGGCGAAGTGAACCGCGTGGACGGCATCCAGCGATTCATCAGGCCGGCCTATTTCATCCCGGAGAACAAGCGCGTGAGCGAGCTCCTGTCCGAGATGCAGCGCGAACGGTTCCAGATCTCCATCGTCATCGACGAATACGGCGGGACCTCGGGACTCGTGACGCTGGAGGACCTGATCGAAGAGATCGTCGGCAGCATCCACGATGAGCTTGAGACCGCGGAAAAGGACGTCGAGGTCGTTGACGAGAAAAACTTCGTCATCTCGGGCCAGTCTGCGCTCGACGAGGTGAACGAACTGCTCGGTACGTCACTCCATTCCGCTGATTTCAACACCCTGGGCGGGTTCGTGTTCGGACTGTTCGGAAGGATGCCCCGTGTCGGCGAGCAGCTCAAGTACAAGAACCTCAAGCTCGAGGTGCTGGAGCTTGAGGGACGGAAGATCAACAAGATCAAGATCACCAAGCTGTAA
- the mdh gene encoding malate dehydrogenase has product MRKKVTVVGAGNVGASLVQRIAEARLADVVMVDVMEGVPQGKGLDLLEAGPVLGYDEKITGSNSYDETAGSDIIVITAGLARKPGMSRDDLLAANGSIVKQVAQETGRRSPDAVMIVVTNPMDVMAYVAMKATGFPRERVIGMGGVLDSARFRTFIAMELGVSVENTHAFVLGGHGDSMVPLPRYSTVAGIPITELMSAETINRLVERTRNGGAEIVALLKTGSAYYAPSASTLEMVEAILMDRKKILPCSVWLEGEYGVKGAFAGVPVKLGAGGMELVIEIRLNADENAGFMKSVDAVRAGCAKFT; this is encoded by the coding sequence GTGCGTAAGAAAGTTACGGTTGTCGGTGCGGGCAATGTGGGGGCGTCGCTGGTGCAGCGGATTGCGGAGGCCAGGCTTGCCGACGTGGTGATGGTGGATGTGATGGAAGGCGTGCCGCAGGGCAAGGGGCTCGACCTCCTGGAGGCGGGACCGGTCCTGGGCTATGATGAGAAGATAACCGGGAGTAATAGCTACGACGAGACCGCGGGATCGGACATCATCGTGATCACGGCCGGATTGGCCCGGAAGCCGGGCATGAGCAGGGACGACCTGCTCGCCGCGAACGGCAGCATCGTGAAGCAGGTCGCGCAGGAAACGGGCCGACGCTCTCCCGATGCGGTCATGATCGTTGTCACGAACCCCATGGATGTGATGGCGTATGTAGCCATGAAGGCCACGGGCTTTCCGCGCGAGCGCGTGATCGGCATGGGAGGCGTGCTCGATTCGGCGCGGTTCCGCACGTTTATCGCCATGGAACTGGGCGTGTCCGTGGAGAACACCCATGCCTTCGTGCTGGGCGGACACGGCGACTCCATGGTGCCGTTGCCGCGCTACTCGACGGTCGCCGGCATCCCGATCACCGAGCTCATGAGTGCCGAGACGATCAACAGGCTCGTCGAGCGCACGCGGAACGGCGGTGCCGAGATCGTGGCGCTGCTCAAGACCGGGAGCGCATACTATGCGCCGTCCGCCTCCACCCTCGAGATGGTCGAGGCTATCCTGATGGACAGGAAGAAGATACTTCCCTGCTCGGTCTGGCTCGAAGGCGAGTACGGTGTAAAGGGCGCTTTTGCCGGCGTGCCAGTGAAGCTCGGCGCCGGAGGCATGGAGCTGGTGATCGAGATCAGACTGAATGCGGACGAGAACGCGGGGTTCATGAAGTCCGTTGACGCGGTGAGGGCGGGATGCGCGAAATTCACGTAG
- a CDS encoding fumarate hydratase, with protein MREIHVDEIRDNVAQICIDAAYNLSDDVLAAFDRAVETETSPGAKEIIGLLKENAHIAREDHIPICQDTGIAIFFVEVGQDLRIKNGFLSDAINEGVRKGYKEGYLRKSVVDPITRRNTGDNTPAIIYTEVVPGDRLRISFMPKGAGSENMSVIRMLRPTEGVEGITNFVLECVRKAGANPCPPVVIGVGIGGDFEKAALIAKKALLRHVGSPNPKLELASLEETLLKAVNKTGIGPEGLGGKVTAMAVHVESFPCHIASLPVAVNINCHAARHKTIIL; from the coding sequence ATGCGCGAAATTCACGTAGACGAGATCAGGGACAACGTGGCCCAGATCTGCATCGATGCCGCCTACAACCTGAGCGACGACGTGCTCGCCGCCTTCGACAGGGCCGTCGAAACCGAGACGTCGCCGGGGGCAAAGGAGATCATCGGCCTGCTCAAGGAGAACGCTCATATCGCGAGGGAAGACCACATCCCGATCTGTCAGGATACGGGCATCGCGATCTTCTTCGTGGAAGTGGGCCAGGACCTGCGGATCAAGAACGGTTTCCTTTCTGACGCCATCAACGAGGGCGTGCGCAAGGGGTATAAAGAGGGGTATCTCCGGAAGTCGGTGGTCGACCCGATCACGCGCAGGAATACCGGCGACAACACTCCCGCGATCATCTACACCGAAGTGGTTCCTGGCGACCGGCTCAGGATCTCCTTCATGCCCAAAGGCGCAGGAAGCGAGAACATGAGCGTGATCCGGATGCTCAGGCCCACTGAGGGCGTGGAGGGCATCACGAACTTTGTGCTCGAGTGCGTTCGGAAGGCGGGCGCGAATCCCTGCCCGCCGGTCGTAATCGGCGTGGGCATCGGCGGGGATTTCGAGAAGGCGGCGCTCATCGCGAAGAAGGCGCTGCTCCGGCACGTGGGAAGCCCCAACCCGAAACTGGAGCTGGCGTCCCTTGAGGAGACGCTGCTCAAGGCGGTGAACAAGACCGGCATCGGCCCGGAAGGCCTCGGCGGCAAGGTGACCGCCATGGCCGTACACGTGGAAAGTTTCCCCTGCCACATCGCGAGCCTCCCCGTGGCCGTGAACATCAACTGTCACGCGGCGCGGCACAAGACCATTATCCTGTAA
- a CDS encoding Fe-S-containing hydro-lyase, with translation MTDPVKIHPPLTDDVIMSLKAGDRVLITGVIFTGRDMAHKYMVEGQKKGEKVPFDLRGQILYYTGPTPAAPGRAIGSAGPTTSYRMDKYTPHLLELGLKGMIGKGPRGQDVKDAIMKHKAVYFAAIGGAGALISKSIKKAEVIAYPELGTEAVMRLEVEDFPVVVVNDVHGADLYRMGVEQYREVGGEEDTC, from the coding sequence ATGACCGATCCCGTGAAAATCCATCCTCCCCTGACCGACGACGTGATCATGAGCCTCAAGGCCGGCGACCGGGTCCTGATCACGGGCGTGATCTTCACCGGCAGGGATATGGCGCACAAGTACATGGTCGAAGGACAGAAAAAGGGAGAGAAGGTCCCCTTTGATCTCAGGGGTCAGATCCTTTATTATACCGGCCCCACGCCCGCGGCGCCGGGCCGGGCCATCGGGTCCGCCGGGCCGACGACCAGCTATCGCATGGACAAGTACACGCCCCACCTGCTCGAGCTGGGCCTCAAGGGCATGATCGGCAAGGGGCCCCGCGGGCAGGACGTGAAGGACGCGATCATGAAACACAAGGCGGTTTATTTCGCCGCGATCGGGGGAGCCGGCGCCCTGATCTCCAAGTCGATCAAAAAGGCCGAGGTGATCGCCTACCCCGAGCTCGGGACGGAGGCGGTCATGAGGCTCGAAGTGGAAGACTTCCCGGTCGTGGTCGTGAATGATGTGCACGGAGCGGACCTGTACCGCATGGGCGTGGAACAATACCGGGAGGTTGGCGGGGAGGAAGACACGTGCTGA
- a CDS encoding adenine phosphoribosyltransferase, whose translation MPIKSKIRTIPDYPKKGIMFRDITTLIKDPVGFRLVIDTLTQRYVHAGFDFDTVVGIESRGFIIGSALAYTLGKGFIPIRKKGKLPAEVEFQEYALEYGTDRIEIHKDALKEGERVLLVDDLLATGGTALAAAALIEKLGGVVVEMAFIVDLPEVGGRKKILEKGYKLFALTEFEGE comes from the coding sequence ATGCCGATCAAATCGAAGATCAGAACCATTCCCGACTATCCCAAAAAGGGCATCATGTTCCGGGACATCACCACGCTCATCAAAGACCCCGTCGGGTTCCGGCTGGTCATCGACACGCTCACGCAGCGCTATGTCCACGCGGGATTCGATTTCGATACCGTCGTGGGAATCGAGTCGCGCGGTTTCATCATCGGCTCCGCGCTGGCCTACACGCTCGGCAAGGGTTTCATCCCCATCCGGAAGAAGGGCAAGCTGCCGGCCGAAGTGGAGTTTCAGGAGTACGCGCTCGAATACGGAACGGACCGGATCGAGATCCACAAGGACGCGCTGAAGGAGGGCGAGCGGGTGCTCCTGGTGGACGATTTGCTGGCCACGGGCGGCACGGCGCTGGCGGCCGCAGCGCTCATCGAGAAACTCGGCGGGGTGGTCGTAGAGATGGCGTTCATCGTGGATTTGCCGGAGGTCGGCGGGCGGAAGAAGATTCTGGAGAAAGGCTACAAGCTCTTCGCGTTGACGGAATTCGAAGGGGAGTAG
- a CDS encoding HD-GYP domain-containing protein, which yields MPTKFNSVRFKITGMVLFLLIVSALAFYTITLSIMNRYLLSEVLKRSEAISKSIAASAGYSLLSKDFLGLDNMVFRMHESNPDVESIAIVGPDMKIIVHSDIAKAGNKLSPPQGRLLREGADGSTITESASPSAGYFEIVSPIVSFNKHQGSVILSVNKSSLKDAQNAAQKRIMIFFALILMLGIAGSIALSSFLTKPIQELSRGVDDLKEGKECRRLKIYSQDEFGKLTASFNEMMALIDAQSSKLNAYAKELEDSYVSTVRVLAAAIDARDPYTHGHSARVSVLSLQLGREVGLDDAALEELEVACLFHDIGKIKTPDSILRKRDKLTVREYDEMMRHTEYGAEILSKAPSLQKYIPPVRHHHEWFNGKGYPDGLQGDAIPSFAAIIAITDTYDAMTSNRPYRGAISEMETLEELIKCAGKQFHPELVRTFTRIMDKRIAEEMQVMRG from the coding sequence ATGCCCACCAAATTTAACAGCGTCAGATTCAAAATTACCGGCATGGTGCTCTTCCTGCTTATTGTCTCAGCTCTCGCTTTCTACACCATTACCCTCTCGATAATGAACCGTTATCTCCTCAGTGAGGTTCTCAAACGATCGGAAGCCATTTCGAAAAGCATCGCCGCATCTGCGGGTTACAGTCTGCTCTCGAAGGACTTCCTCGGCCTTGACAACATGGTTTTCAGGATGCACGAGTCAAATCCGGACGTGGAATCCATAGCGATAGTCGGTCCCGATATGAAGATCATCGTGCACAGCGATATAGCGAAAGCCGGAAATAAGCTGTCGCCCCCTCAAGGGCGCTTACTCCGCGAAGGCGCTGACGGCAGTACGATAACGGAATCAGCGAGTCCATCCGCTGGATACTTTGAAATTGTAAGCCCCATTGTCTCGTTCAATAAACATCAGGGCTCGGTAATTCTCAGCGTGAACAAATCGTCGCTGAAGGATGCCCAGAATGCGGCGCAAAAGAGAATCATGATATTCTTTGCGCTCATTCTCATGCTGGGCATTGCCGGCAGCATCGCCCTTTCGTCGTTTTTGACGAAGCCGATTCAGGAGCTGTCCAGAGGAGTTGATGACCTCAAGGAGGGGAAAGAGTGTCGAAGGCTCAAAATCTATTCACAAGACGAGTTCGGGAAATTGACTGCGAGTTTCAATGAGATGATGGCATTGATAGACGCGCAGAGCAGCAAGCTCAATGCATACGCCAAAGAGCTGGAAGACTCCTATGTTTCCACGGTGAGGGTGCTTGCCGCGGCAATTGATGCGAGAGACCCCTATACCCATGGGCATTCGGCGAGGGTTTCCGTGCTTTCTTTGCAGCTCGGGAGAGAAGTCGGACTAGACGATGCGGCGTTGGAGGAACTCGAGGTCGCATGCCTGTTCCATGATATCGGAAAGATCAAAACGCCGGACTCGATCCTCCGCAAAAGAGACAAGCTGACCGTACGGGAATACGATGAAATGATGCGCCATACCGAATACGGGGCCGAGATTCTCAGTAAAGCGCCGTCTCTGCAAAAATATATACCTCCGGTCAGACATCACCATGAATGGTTCAACGGCAAAGGTTATCCCGACGGTCTCCAGGGAGATGCCATTCCTTCCTTTGCCGCCATTATCGCGATAACCGATACCTATGATGCAATGACATCGAACAGACCCTATCGGGGCGCTATTTCTGAGATGGAGACCCTGGAGGAACTTATCAAGTGCGCTGGCAAGCAATTTCATCCCGAGCTTGTTAGGACTTTCACGAGGATCATGGATAAACGGATCGCCGAGGAAATGCAGGTAATGAGGGGGTAG
- the lpxC gene encoding UDP-3-O-acyl-N-acetylglucosamine deacetylase: protein MNPICIVDDESSIGSTIASILKDEGYQTIVFPDAESFWQRLDTMEPSLVLLDIWLPGIDGMQLLKSLHARMPTLPIIMMSGHAGIEAAVASIKAGAYDFMEKPLHLEVLLDKVASALKHRPSGGGEPLPSDTRLEIVSADLSIPPGEVEVADSPEPQRTLRGNVVLNGIGLLSGRNTGVILSPLGPNEGIVFQTLDGQTIRGHITSLEDFSQAGSPKTFSANSTTLDNGRRRVRTIEHLMAVLSMYGITNVLIKVDEEIPNIDGSAKDFCELLEAAGIEEQSASTKVAVIRRKIGVGNEDRHEKHLYAEPFEGFEISMRVDYPQPIGEQVLTFNPESASFAKEIAPARSFNTFENIEMAQKLGKVGGGYLHSHIIMYDGKVINTELRYPDEFVRHKILDLIGDLYLLGLHIRGRITANMTSHGYNQALVQRLYQAVQSSSRT, encoded by the coding sequence ATGAACCCTATCTGCATAGTAGACGACGAATCTTCCATTGGTTCCACCATAGCAAGCATCCTGAAGGACGAGGGGTATCAGACCATCGTATTCCCGGATGCGGAGAGCTTCTGGCAGAGGCTCGACACCATGGAGCCCTCTCTTGTCCTTCTGGATATCTGGCTCCCCGGCATAGACGGAATGCAACTCCTGAAGAGTCTTCATGCCCGGATGCCCACACTCCCCATCATCATGATGAGCGGACATGCCGGCATCGAGGCTGCGGTTGCCTCGATCAAGGCCGGCGCCTACGATTTTATGGAAAAACCTCTTCATCTGGAGGTCTTGCTCGACAAAGTGGCGTCCGCCCTCAAGCACCGGCCCTCCGGGGGCGGTGAGCCCCTGCCTTCGGACACGCGGCTTGAGATCGTCAGTGCCGACCTTTCGATTCCCCCTGGCGAGGTGGAAGTGGCTGACTCCCCCGAACCTCAGCGAACCCTCAGAGGGAATGTGGTCCTGAACGGGATCGGGCTCCTGAGCGGCCGGAACACCGGTGTCATCCTGAGCCCCCTCGGGCCCAACGAAGGGATCGTCTTTCAAACGCTTGACGGTCAAACCATTCGCGGGCATATCACCTCCCTTGAGGACTTCTCCCAGGCCGGCTCGCCAAAGACCTTCTCTGCCAACTCCACCACGCTCGACAACGGCAGACGGCGGGTGCGCACCATTGAGCACCTGATGGCGGTCCTATCCATGTACGGCATAACGAACGTGCTCATAAAGGTCGACGAGGAGATACCGAACATAGACGGCTCTGCCAAGGATTTCTGCGAACTCCTGGAAGCGGCAGGGATAGAGGAACAGTCTGCCTCCACCAAAGTTGCCGTCATCCGCCGGAAGATCGGAGTGGGAAACGAGGACAGGCATGAAAAGCATCTCTATGCGGAGCCCTTTGAAGGGTTCGAGATATCGATGAGGGTTGACTACCCGCAACCCATAGGCGAACAGGTCCTCACGTTCAACCCTGAAAGCGCGTCTTTCGCAAAGGAGATTGCCCCGGCCCGCTCTTTCAACACCTTTGAGAACATCGAAATGGCACAGAAGCTTGGAAAGGTCGGGGGCGGATATCTCCACTCCCATATCATCATGTACGATGGCAAGGTCATCAACACGGAACTCCGTTATCCCGACGAATTCGTGCGACACAAGATATTGGACCTGATCGGAGACCTCTACCTCCTCGGCCTTCACATCAGAGGACGCATAACCGCCAACATGACCTCCCATGGCTACAATCAGGCCCTGGTGCAACGCTTGTACCAGGCTGTCCAGAGCAGCTCCAGGACATAG